The proteins below are encoded in one region of Berryella intestinalis:
- a CDS encoding 5'-methylthioadenosine/adenosylhomocysteine nucleosidase, whose product MVRFGIIAAMEVEAEQLKNSMSSLSVSHHMSTEFCAGALGGTEVVVVRSGIGKVNAALCAQVLISVFQVTHVVNTGIAGSLDASIDIGDLVVSTDAVQHDMDATNFGYERGVVPQMPIDSFFRADEHLRACAVAAADAVAPGVRVFQGRILSGDRFIADEGDKNDIAGTFGGLCCEMEGAAIAQACALSRVPFVIVRAVSDKADGSARVDYPAFEKEAAYRCASVVRHMVEHF is encoded by the coding sequence ATGGTGAGATTCGGGATCATCGCCGCCATGGAGGTCGAAGCCGAGCAGCTGAAGAACTCCATGAGCTCGCTTTCCGTGAGCCATCATATGTCGACCGAGTTCTGCGCGGGGGCGCTGGGCGGTACCGAGGTCGTGGTGGTGCGCTCGGGCATCGGCAAGGTGAACGCGGCTCTGTGCGCTCAGGTTCTGATCAGCGTGTTCCAAGTCACGCATGTGGTCAACACGGGTATCGCCGGGTCGCTCGACGCGTCTATCGACATCGGCGATCTGGTGGTGTCGACCGATGCGGTCCAACACGACATGGACGCCACGAACTTCGGATACGAGCGCGGGGTGGTGCCCCAGATGCCCATCGACTCGTTTTTCCGGGCCGACGAGCATCTGCGCGCTTGCGCGGTGGCGGCGGCGGACGCGGTTGCGCCCGGCGTGCGCGTGTTCCAGGGCAGGATCCTCTCAGGCGACCGCTTCATCGCCGACGAGGGCGACAAAAACGACATCGCGGGGACCTTCGGGGGGCTGTGCTGCGAGATGGAGGGTGCGGCCATCGCCCAGGCCTGCGCCTTGAGCAGGGTGCCGTTCGTGATCGTCCGAGCGGTGTCGGACAAGGCGGACGGATCGGCGCGCGTCGATTACCCTGCGTTCGAGAAAGAGGCCGCCTACCGCTGCGCGTCGGTCGTGCGGCATATGGTGGAGCATTTCTAG
- a CDS encoding S-ribosylhomocysteine lyase, which yields MERIASFTIDHLRLEPGVYVSRIDRDPEHGSPVTTFDLRMTAPNREPVIDTASVHAIEHLIATYLRNDPSWASRVVYFGPMGCRTGFYLVLFGEYAPADVADLVRGMFAFVRDFEGEVPGATPVECGNYHDSDLMGAKWWARHYFDKTLSSLDEEHTTYPQIGE from the coding sequence ATGGAGCGCATCGCAAGCTTCACCATCGACCATCTGCGACTGGAGCCCGGCGTGTACGTGTCGCGGATCGATCGCGATCCCGAGCACGGCAGCCCGGTCACCACGTTCGACCTGCGGATGACGGCGCCGAACCGCGAGCCGGTCATCGACACCGCGTCCGTGCATGCCATCGAGCATCTGATAGCCACCTACCTGCGCAACGATCCCTCGTGGGCAAGCCGGGTCGTGTACTTCGGCCCGATGGGTTGCCGCACGGGGTTCTACCTGGTGCTGTTCGGCGAATACGCGCCTGCGGACGTGGCCGACCTGGTGCGCGGCATGTTCGCGTTCGTGCGCGATTTCGAGGGGGAGGTTCCCGGGGCCACGCCGGTGGAGTGCGGGAACTACCACGACAGCGATCTCATGGGGGCGAAATGGTGGGCGCGCCACTACTTCGACAAGACGCTGTCGTCGCTTGACGAGGAGCACACGACCTACCCGCAGATCGGGGAGTAG
- a CDS encoding 6-pyruvoyl trahydropterin synthase family protein, translated as MYELKTETAFDGAHFLTDYYGKCENLHGHRWRVVAYIGKEALETAGTHKDMVLDFSVFKRTVRAVAEELDHTFLVEEGSLRPETIACLESEGFDLTVLPFRTTAENLATYLFERIAASGLPATCVEVYETPNNCAIYRP; from the coding sequence ATGTACGAACTGAAAACCGAAACCGCCTTCGACGGCGCCCACTTCCTCACCGACTACTACGGCAAATGCGAGAACCTGCACGGGCATCGCTGGCGCGTCGTGGCCTACATCGGCAAGGAAGCGCTCGAGACCGCCGGCACGCACAAGGACATGGTGCTCGACTTCAGCGTGTTCAAGCGCACGGTGCGCGCGGTCGCCGAAGAGCTCGACCACACCTTCCTCGTGGAAGAGGGCTCGCTCAGACCCGAAACGATCGCCTGCCTCGAATCGGAAGGGTTCGACCTGACCGTCCTGCCCTTCCGCACAACCGCCGAGAACCTGGCGACCTACCTGTTCGAGCGCATAGCCGCCTCCGGGCTGCCCGCCACCTGCGTCGAGGTGTACGAGACCCCCAACAACTGCGCGATCTACCGGCCCTAG